One stretch of Paenibacillus sp. FSL R5-0341 DNA includes these proteins:
- a CDS encoding carbohydrate ABC transporter permease translates to MHVPIKRQLLQAGRHAAIILLGLLMLYPVLWLILSSFKPNHLIFTSGSLFPTSFTLEHYINGWKGLQGISFGRFFSNSVLISVMSVLGNVISCSLAAFAFSRLKFRFKGLWFSMMLVTIMLPYHVTLVPQYILYNELQWINTYFPLILPKWLAQDSFFILLMVQFIRGIPRELDESATIDGCGQSQIFFRIVVPLLVPALITTAIFTFLWSWDDFFSQMIYLSKIDLFTVQLGIRSLFDPSGQSDWGALLAMSTLSLLPVTIIFLLFQRYFLEGIATTGLK, encoded by the coding sequence ATGCATGTGCCAATCAAACGACAACTGCTTCAGGCCGGGAGGCATGCTGCCATTATACTCCTCGGTCTGCTGATGTTATATCCTGTACTATGGTTGATTCTCAGTTCGTTTAAACCGAACCATCTCATCTTCACCAGTGGCAGTCTTTTCCCAACCAGCTTCACGCTGGAGCACTATATTAATGGCTGGAAAGGTCTGCAAGGCATCTCCTTCGGCCGTTTCTTCAGCAACTCCGTGCTGATCTCGGTCATGAGTGTGCTGGGCAATGTGATCTCCTGTTCCCTTGCAGCCTTCGCCTTCTCCAGATTGAAATTTAGATTCAAAGGCCTGTGGTTCAGTATGATGTTGGTCACGATTATGTTGCCTTACCATGTTACTCTGGTGCCCCAGTACATTCTCTATAATGAGCTTCAATGGATTAATACGTATTTCCCGCTGATTCTGCCCAAATGGCTCGCGCAGGATTCCTTCTTCATCTTGCTTATGGTTCAATTCATACGCGGTATACCGCGAGAGCTGGACGAGAGTGCGACCATTGACGGTTGCGGGCAATCACAGATCTTTTTCCGAATCGTAGTGCCACTGCTCGTTCCAGCACTGATTACAACAGCGATCTTCACCTTCCTGTGGAGCTGGGATGATTTTTTCAGCCAGATGATCTATCTGAGCAAAATTGATCTGTTCACCGTGCAGCTGGGCATTCGGTCTCTCTTCGATCCATCAGGACAATCCGATTGGGGCGCATTGCTCGCCATGTCTACCCTGTCACTGCTTCCCGTGACCATCATATTTTTATTGTTTCAGCGATATTTCCTTGAGGGCATTGCGACCACAGGTCTGAAGTAA
- a CDS encoding AraC family transcriptional regulator: MTEPFRADFHDPTDLLHIEYDRRIGYFSMTDDHLHDHYELYYLLSGERIYFIKDRTYRVKAGDLVFVDRNTVHKTLESGMPDHERMVLYLKPELFAAMSVSPDFVEELKEPFCWEIPIVRFPSQVMEVLERMVSEMVDEMLRPQPGSNLLLRHRAIELLVHAYRNQYLGRLCSDDREPVLHPKTQAVVRYLNENYQKPLTLPEVAGMFRISPHYLSRLFKQTTGFTFSDYLNLLRVKEAQRLLRESEESITDIAWLAGFSNFSHFGKMFKRTVQVSPRVYRQEYKESGSVRTLKEGENIK; the protein is encoded by the coding sequence ATGACAGAACCTTTTCGTGCAGATTTTCATGATCCCACGGATTTGCTACACATCGAATATGATCGTCGCATTGGATATTTCTCAATGACGGATGACCATCTGCATGATCATTATGAGTTATATTACCTGTTGTCTGGTGAGCGTATCTATTTCATTAAGGACCGGACCTACCGGGTAAAGGCTGGCGATCTGGTGTTTGTTGACCGCAATACGGTTCACAAGACATTGGAGAGCGGTATGCCCGACCATGAGCGGATGGTTCTCTATTTGAAGCCGGAGCTTTTTGCTGCCATGTCGGTTTCACCTGACTTCGTTGAAGAATTGAAGGAGCCCTTCTGTTGGGAGATTCCCATTGTAAGATTTCCTTCGCAGGTCATGGAGGTTTTGGAGCGGATGGTTAGCGAAATGGTGGATGAAATGCTTCGTCCCCAACCCGGAAGTAACCTGTTGCTTCGTCACCGGGCTATTGAATTGTTGGTGCATGCCTATCGGAATCAGTATCTGGGTCGATTATGCTCCGATGATCGTGAACCGGTTCTTCATCCCAAGACACAGGCCGTCGTGCGTTACCTGAATGAAAATTATCAAAAACCACTGACATTACCGGAGGTGGCGGGTATGTTTCGCATTAGTCCGCATTATCTGAGTCGATTGTTCAAACAAACGACAGGATTTACCTTCAGTGATTATCTGAATCTGTTACGGGTGAAGGAAGCACAGCGTTTGCTGCGGGAAAGTGAGGAATCCATTACGGATATCGCCTGGCTTGCTGGATTCAGTAACTTCTCTCATTTTGGCAAGATGTTTAAGCGTACCGTTCAGGTATCACCAAGAGTCTACCGACAGGAATACAAGGAATCGGGTTCCGTAAGGACCTTAAAAGAGGGAGAGAATATAAAATGA
- a CDS encoding response regulator, which translates to MYNVLIADDEIEVREGLKLKVDWHGMSFVITGEASNGIEADELLKSEHFDLLITDMNMPVMDGVRLLDVCRSYNPSIQIIIITGYEDFQYARAGVRSQVMDYLLKPVTRDELKATLCKIKADLDDQRKVRGDSELLQWRLSQYYREMKERFLLDLVRGNRLPPSSLPERLRLFHLESWQDQKVCFITASISQSDKQNIRKDRSHEQMHLPFELVCYEIAQSDSDNVQVFHDSAYAGIMHFMVQDGMQHEFIQQLTGHTASVFSMKLKIGVGLSGSGLEHWKEGYIHSLLAWNSAERAGGDPNPMAGTDYSPLLPEETTRALHRFLIRGELDSFRSIIHKELHEAFQLSPSRMTRSIFQISLLMGCPMAPEWILWLKTPDQAERLLMQWAQDFLDQKLPSEDGDGTIIELAKRYIEENYMQELTLTLLAERFNYYPTYFSELFKEGAGTSFIQYVTGVRMKHALQLLKETQLTVWDITELTGFSSPSYFSSKFKRMFNMSPSDYRLLHSEKIDSHDPKK; encoded by the coding sequence ATGTACAACGTATTAATCGCAGATGACGAGATCGAAGTTCGCGAAGGATTAAAATTGAAAGTCGATTGGCACGGCATGAGCTTTGTTATAACAGGGGAAGCATCTAACGGGATTGAAGCTGACGAACTTTTGAAATCTGAACATTTCGACCTGCTGATTACCGATATGAACATGCCTGTCATGGACGGTGTCCGATTACTGGATGTCTGCCGCAGTTATAATCCTTCTATCCAGATTATCATAATCACGGGTTATGAAGATTTTCAATATGCCAGAGCGGGTGTCCGCAGCCAGGTCATGGATTATTTACTGAAGCCTGTAACCCGGGATGAACTGAAAGCGACATTATGCAAAATTAAAGCGGATCTGGATGATCAACGTAAAGTACGAGGCGATTCCGAATTACTGCAATGGCGACTCTCTCAGTATTACCGGGAAATGAAAGAACGTTTCCTTCTTGATCTCGTCAGAGGTAATCGTCTTCCCCCTTCCTCACTGCCAGAACGACTCCGATTGTTCCATCTCGAATCATGGCAGGATCAGAAGGTCTGTTTCATCACCGCGAGTATAAGTCAATCGGACAAGCAGAATATTCGAAAAGATCGCTCACACGAGCAGATGCATCTTCCTTTCGAGCTGGTTTGTTATGAAATCGCCCAGTCTGATTCAGACAATGTCCAGGTTTTTCATGATTCGGCATACGCAGGCATCATGCATTTCATGGTACAGGACGGTATGCAGCACGAATTCATCCAACAGCTCACGGGACATACGGCATCTGTTTTTTCCATGAAACTTAAGATTGGGGTGGGACTTTCTGGTTCTGGACTTGAGCATTGGAAAGAAGGTTACATCCATTCCCTTCTGGCTTGGAATTCAGCTGAACGGGCTGGCGGCGATCCAAACCCAATGGCAGGAACAGATTATAGTCCATTACTGCCTGAGGAGACTACCCGAGCGTTGCATCGTTTCCTCATTCGAGGGGAACTGGACTCCTTCCGTAGCATCATCCACAAGGAACTTCACGAGGCATTCCAGCTCTCTCCCTCCCGAATGACTCGAAGCATTTTTCAAATTTCACTGTTGATGGGTTGTCCTATGGCCCCGGAATGGATACTGTGGCTCAAGACGCCAGATCAAGCAGAACGCTTATTAATGCAATGGGCTCAAGACTTCCTGGATCAAAAGCTACCCTCGGAAGATGGGGATGGGACGATTATAGAGTTAGCCAAGCGATATATCGAGGAGAACTACATGCAGGAGCTAACGTTGACGTTGCTCGCTGAACGATTCAACTATTATCCTACCTATTTCTCCGAACTGTTTAAGGAAGGTGCAGGTACCTCTTTTATTCAATATGTGACGGGCGTTCGGATGAAACACGCCTTGCAACTGCTGAAGGAAACCCAATTAACCGTATGGGATATTACAGAACTGACCGGCTTCAGTTCACCAAGTTATTTCAGTTCGAAATTCAAAAGAATGTTCAACATGAGTCCATCAGATTATCGCTTGCTGCATTCCGAAAAAATCGATAGCCATGATCCGAAGAAATGA
- a CDS encoding Gfo/Idh/MocA family oxidoreductase, translated as MSNKKRYVLVGTGGRAEFFYGALTRDYRDTSELVGFCDINQVRMNYANQLLKEKYEYPEVPTYPADQFDQMIENEEPDYVIVTSVDRTHHKYIIRAMELGCDVVTEKPMTIDEEKCQEILDAVKRTGQNVRVTFNYRYAPHHTKIRELILNDTIGKVTSVHFEWLLNTRHGADYFRRWHRDKRNSGGLLVHKSTHHFDLVNFWIGSQPDTVFAFGDLMYYGRENAEERGVTQFYNRATGNPIAKEDPFALHLDSDAHMKSMYLDAESEDGYQRDQSVFGDGINIEDTMGVLVKYRNKAILTYSLVAYQPWEGYRIAINGTKGRMEMNIVEQSYVNSLGDKSKEGALIGKTLRVLPMFGTPYEVEVEEKAGGHGGGDPVLLNDLFGEPVEDPFHRAANHVDGARSILTGIAANRAIATGLPVNVNNLVRF; from the coding sequence ATGAGTAACAAGAAACGTTATGTATTAGTTGGAACCGGCGGCCGCGCCGAATTTTTTTATGGTGCTTTGACCCGGGATTACAGGGATACATCCGAGCTTGTCGGCTTTTGCGATATAAATCAAGTCCGTATGAACTACGCGAATCAACTATTAAAGGAAAAGTACGAGTATCCTGAGGTACCCACTTATCCTGCAGATCAGTTTGATCAGATGATTGAGAACGAGGAACCTGATTATGTCATCGTAACGAGCGTTGACCGCACCCATCACAAGTACATCATTCGCGCGATGGAACTTGGTTGTGACGTTGTTACCGAGAAACCGATGACCATCGATGAGGAGAAATGCCAGGAGATTTTGGATGCCGTCAAGCGGACTGGCCAGAACGTGAGAGTAACCTTTAACTACCGTTATGCACCACACCATACTAAGATTCGGGAACTTATTCTGAATGATACCATTGGAAAAGTTACTTCCGTTCACTTCGAATGGTTGCTTAATACCCGCCACGGGGCAGATTATTTCCGCCGCTGGCATCGGGACAAGCGCAATAGCGGCGGACTGCTCGTTCACAAATCCACCCATCACTTTGACTTGGTGAATTTCTGGATTGGCTCACAGCCGGATACCGTGTTCGCATTCGGTGATCTGATGTATTACGGCAGAGAAAATGCAGAAGAACGCGGTGTAACACAGTTCTACAATCGGGCAACAGGTAATCCGATCGCAAAAGAGGATCCTTTTGCACTGCATTTGGATTCGGATGCTCATATGAAGTCCATGTATCTGGATGCCGAATCGGAAGATGGTTATCAGCGGGATCAGAGCGTATTCGGGGATGGCATCAACATTGAGGATACGATGGGCGTTCTTGTGAAGTATCGGAACAAAGCGATTTTGACCTACTCCCTCGTCGCCTACCAGCCATGGGAAGGTTACCGCATTGCCATTAATGGCACCAAAGGTCGGATGGAGATGAACATTGTGGAGCAATCCTATGTCAATTCATTAGGTGACAAGAGCAAGGAAGGTGCATTGATCGGTAAAACGTTGCGGGTCCTTCCAATGTTCGGTACGCCATATGAGGTTGAAGTGGAAGAGAAAGCGGGGGGACATGGCGGAGGTGACCCGGTTCTGCTGAATGATCTGTTCGGAGAGCCTGTAGAAGATCCGTTCCATCGTGCTGCTAACCACGTGGACGGTGCCAGATCCATTTTGACTGGGATTGCGGCCAATCGTGCCATCGCCACGGGCTTGCCTGTCAACGTCAATAATCTGGTTCGGTTCTAA
- a CDS encoding RidA family protein, with protein sequence MIEARLNELGIILPQASAPAAKYANAVIVNGIMYVSGKGPDTSERGKLGSDFTTEQGYDFARNAGLEVLAVVRDVLGSLDQVKRVVKVQGFINASASYQEHHKVLNGFSDLMMEVFGDQGVHARSVFGAVSVRDNLPLIIDSIFQVEE encoded by the coding sequence ATGATTGAAGCAAGATTGAATGAACTGGGGATTATTTTACCACAGGCCAGCGCGCCCGCAGCAAAATATGCCAATGCCGTTATTGTCAATGGAATCATGTATGTATCCGGGAAAGGACCTGATACCTCTGAACGTGGCAAACTCGGATCAGACTTCACAACAGAGCAGGGGTATGATTTTGCCCGGAACGCTGGGCTGGAGGTGCTTGCTGTCGTTAGAGATGTGCTGGGTTCACTGGATCAGGTGAAGAGAGTGGTTAAAGTGCAGGGCTTCATTAATGCATCTGCTTCGTATCAGGAGCATCATAAAGTGCTGAATGGGTTCTCCGATCTGATGATGGAGGTATTCGGGGATCAGGGGGTACACGCCCGTTCGGTATTCGGTGCCGTATCTGTGAGGGATAATTTGCCGCTAATCATTGATTCCATCTTTCAAGTAGAGGAGTAG
- a CDS encoding aminoglycoside phosphotransferase family protein, with the protein MERIGQGRTAEIYAYSNEHIMKLYRMDFPLEAVQNEFRISELAFKKGLPVPQAVSLIEDTPRAGIVFRRVEGNTLLSLIIQQPAILEQLASKMAECHYRLHCERDDEATLPSQKQILSGAIRNVRLLSENDQARVLSYLTTLPDQQQICHGDYHPDNVMLSEVGDQYWVIDWMTGMSGDPAGDVARSWVILMSGTLPEDTEPAIRMGFEMARESLVEYYVNHYIQISGISRETIESWMLPVAAARLDEGLPAQEAEQLLKFVQERIRRL; encoded by the coding sequence ATGGAGCGAATTGGTCAGGGAAGAACTGCGGAAATCTATGCGTATTCGAACGAGCACATTATGAAGCTATATCGAATGGATTTTCCACTCGAAGCAGTCCAAAATGAATTTAGAATAAGTGAGTTGGCATTCAAAAAAGGATTACCCGTCCCACAAGCAGTATCCTTGATAGAAGATACGCCGCGTGCAGGCATTGTTTTTAGAAGAGTGGAGGGTAACACCCTGTTATCCCTTATCATTCAACAACCTGCTATACTAGAGCAGCTCGCATCCAAAATGGCCGAGTGCCACTACAGACTTCATTGCGAGAGAGATGATGAAGCAACACTGCCCTCCCAGAAGCAGATTTTATCCGGAGCGATTCGCAATGTTCGATTATTATCCGAGAACGATCAAGCGCGAGTCCTTTCTTACTTAACAACACTGCCTGATCAACAGCAGATCTGTCATGGCGATTATCATCCGGATAACGTTATGCTGAGTGAGGTTGGCGATCAATACTGGGTCATCGATTGGATGACTGGCATGTCGGGTGATCCCGCGGGTGATGTGGCTCGAAGCTGGGTAATATTAATGAGTGGCACTTTGCCGGAAGATACAGAGCCTGCTATACGAATGGGTTTTGAAATGGCTCGTGAATCACTGGTCGAATATTACGTTAATCACTATATACAAATTTCCGGTATTTCCCGGGAAACGATTGAATCCTGGATGCTGCCCGTTGCTGCCGCGCGTCTTGACGAGGGTTTGCCCGCTCAAGAAGCGGAACAGCTGCTGAAGTTTGTTCAGGAACGAATTCGTCGGTTATAA
- a CDS encoding GNAT family N-acetyltransferase — MTDSSSFHPIMLTIPESFYTERLMIRAPQWGDGKDLNEAVRESAEQLRLWLPFAEKIPSLEESEVTVRKARLKYLERTDMMLHLRDRHTDEFVGSSGLHRIDWNARCFEIGYWIRTSRAGEGLMTEAVRGIEQFAITHLEANRLEIRCDARNVRSAKVAERAGYTLEGILRKMRRDSTGTLVDCMIFSKVRSIEFE, encoded by the coding sequence ATGACAGATTCATCTTCATTTCATCCGATTATGCTAACGATTCCCGAGAGCTTCTACACAGAACGTCTCATGATTCGTGCCCCGCAGTGGGGAGATGGCAAGGATCTGAATGAAGCGGTCCGTGAAAGTGCGGAACAACTGCGGTTGTGGTTGCCTTTTGCCGAGAAGATCCCGTCATTGGAAGAGTCCGAAGTGACTGTTCGCAAAGCAAGACTGAAATATCTGGAGCGTACCGACATGATGTTACATTTACGTGATAGACATACGGATGAATTCGTAGGCAGCAGTGGGTTACATCGCATTGACTGGAATGCACGCTGTTTCGAGATCGGATACTGGATTCGAACCTCACGAGCAGGCGAGGGCTTGATGACGGAAGCGGTGAGAGGCATTGAGCAATTTGCCATTACTCATCTGGAGGCCAATCGGCTGGAGATCCGATGTGATGCTCGTAATGTACGAAGTGCCAAAGTAGCTGAGCGAGCGGGCTATACGCTGGAAGGTATACTGCGTAAGATGCGGCGGGACAGTACAGGTACGCTGGTGGATTGTATGATTTTCTCCAAAGTTAGAAGCATTGAGTTCGAGTAA
- a CDS encoding histidine kinase produces the protein MFFSLKNRLIAFIVVLFVLAFGTLSYLLFKESRTVIRSYIESSALEKMEEYGSYVDMVQMQIYDVASLVFNSDMGKNWDNAIGDPSLPEGEKMLANLAMSRFLTQATNSYTSISDVSIYRRNGLRIGSENQVTYDPAFQQESWYTNFYTLGERWLPAHTDQHERVRDHGHPVVSLLMPIGTFHHATAKNVMKVNVSESYFLEPLRRIHLAENSTIFLLGEQGNPILSQQVDTLGAVATAEINRIRNSPLRSGVAYLTNHEGQRDILVYKKLGRTGWMLAGLAPEKEMYLSLHKLQSTIVVVTIALILVSLLAAAWLSHGVTKPLTRLVLAMRQVQRGAFDQADSLLPPDKNVKSEISYVIFTFRYMISQLRQHIQNEFELKLLRQQAEYKALLIQINPHFMFNTLELVSSLAIQRRTDDTVQVIEDLGKMMRFSINTNDDRVPLTEELDYVQRYISILQTRFGRKLDISITKEGTLNALVIIKFILQPLIENAVKYSFQHQTTAQVQIRINRIHDRLHISVSDNGPGIPAEIIHKLQHPVAPPSLESILHNEGWHIGLGNVIARCRLHYGALFTVHMENDESGGACIELTLPVQEEYDVQRINRR, from the coding sequence ATGTTCTTCTCTTTAAAAAACCGCCTGATTGCCTTTATCGTTGTCCTGTTTGTCCTCGCTTTTGGCACACTCTCTTACCTACTTTTCAAGGAATCACGCACGGTCATTCGCTCTTACATCGAATCCTCTGCTCTTGAGAAAATGGAGGAATATGGTTCATACGTAGACATGGTGCAGATGCAAATCTATGATGTCGCCTCTCTTGTTTTCAATAGTGATATGGGCAAGAACTGGGATAATGCGATCGGAGATCCGAGCCTGCCGGAAGGAGAGAAGATGCTGGCGAACCTCGCTATGAGCCGTTTTCTCACTCAGGCAACTAACAGCTACACTAGTATCTCGGATGTATCCATCTATCGACGGAATGGACTGCGAATTGGCAGTGAGAATCAAGTAACGTATGATCCTGCCTTTCAACAAGAATCCTGGTATACGAATTTCTACACGTTGGGGGAACGCTGGTTACCTGCACACACCGACCAACATGAACGTGTCAGAGATCATGGTCATCCGGTGGTCAGTCTGCTGATGCCCATTGGCACCTTTCATCATGCTACAGCGAAGAATGTCATGAAGGTGAATGTCAGTGAATCCTATTTTCTGGAGCCGCTCCGGCGCATACATCTTGCGGAGAATAGCACGATTTTTCTGCTGGGCGAGCAAGGAAATCCTATTCTCTCACAGCAGGTAGACACGTTGGGTGCTGTAGCTACCGCAGAGATCAATCGTATTCGAAACAGCCCTCTCAGATCCGGGGTGGCATACCTCACAAACCATGAAGGACAGCGAGACATCCTTGTATACAAGAAACTGGGACGTACCGGCTGGATGTTGGCGGGTCTGGCACCGGAAAAGGAAATGTACCTCTCTCTCCATAAGCTCCAAAGCACGATTGTGGTGGTGACGATTGCCCTGATTCTAGTCTCCCTCTTGGCTGCTGCATGGTTATCCCACGGTGTAACCAAACCTTTGACCAGATTGGTACTGGCGATGAGACAGGTTCAACGAGGTGCTTTCGACCAAGCGGATTCACTGCTGCCTCCAGATAAAAATGTAAAGAGCGAGATCAGTTATGTGATCTTCACTTTCCGTTATATGATCAGTCAGTTGCGCCAGCATATCCAGAATGAATTCGAGCTGAAGCTACTCCGCCAGCAAGCAGAGTATAAGGCACTTCTCATACAGATTAATCCTCATTTTATGTTTAATACCCTGGAGCTGGTGAGTAGCCTTGCCATTCAGCGTAGAACGGATGATACGGTTCAGGTCATTGAGGATTTGGGTAAAATGATGCGCTTTTCCATAAACACTAATGACGACCGTGTTCCCCTGACCGAAGAGCTAGATTATGTACAACGTTATATCTCCATTTTGCAAACCCGTTTCGGTCGTAAACTCGACATTTCGATAACGAAGGAAGGCACATTGAACGCCTTGGTCATCATCAAGTTCATTCTTCAGCCGCTTATTGAAAATGCAGTGAAATACAGTTTTCAGCATCAGACGACAGCCCAGGTCCAGATACGGATCAATCGGATACATGATCGTCTGCATATCAGTGTTTCAGATAATGGACCAGGTATTCCAGCAGAAATCATCCACAAGTTGCAGCATCCCGTAGCTCCCCCCTCGTTGGAATCCATATTGCATAACGAAGGCTGGCATATTGGACTAGGCAATGTCATTGCTCGTTGCCGTCTGCATTATGGTGCCTTGTTCACTGTTCATATGGAGAACGATGAAAGCGGAGGCGCATGTATTGAACTGACTCTACCCGTACAGGAGGAATATGATGTACAACGTATTAATCGCAGATGA
- a CDS encoding sugar ABC transporter permease, whose translation MKKQTKPLYGQQNTTAYLFLLPWLIGLFCLTLGPMVASLYLSMTKFNLLSSPTWTGLSNYVHIFTEDDTFRRSLGLTFYYVFLSVPLRLAFALLVAMALNKGIRALGIYRTVYYIPSLLGGSVAIAIVWRQLFEGNGLVNQFLSWFGISGPSWIAHPDYVVYTIITLSVWQFGSAMVIFLAGLKQIPADLYEASDVDGAGKIRQFFGITLPMLSPVIFFNLIMSMINSFQAFTPAYVIGDGRGGPLDATMFYTLYLYLKGFSFFDMGYASALAWIMLVIIGVFTAIVFVTSRFWVFYGDNQEGR comes from the coding sequence ATGAAAAAACAGACCAAGCCCTTATACGGTCAGCAAAATACCACAGCCTACTTGTTTCTTCTGCCCTGGCTGATCGGACTCTTCTGTCTGACACTGGGACCGATGGTTGCGTCCCTATACTTATCCATGACCAAATTCAATCTGCTGTCATCACCGACTTGGACTGGACTTAGCAACTATGTTCACATCTTTACCGAGGACGATACCTTTCGCAGGTCCCTGGGGCTGACGTTTTATTATGTCTTTCTATCCGTTCCACTAAGGCTCGCCTTCGCCCTATTGGTGGCAATGGCGCTGAACAAGGGAATTCGAGCCCTCGGCATCTACCGGACCGTATATTACATCCCTTCTCTCTTGGGTGGCAGCGTCGCGATTGCAATCGTATGGCGGCAACTTTTTGAGGGGAATGGATTGGTCAATCAGTTTTTAAGCTGGTTTGGTATCTCGGGACCATCCTGGATTGCACATCCGGATTATGTAGTCTATACCATCATCACGCTATCGGTGTGGCAATTCGGGTCTGCTATGGTCATCTTTCTTGCTGGTCTGAAACAGATCCCGGCAGACTTATATGAAGCCTCTGATGTCGATGGGGCGGGAAAGATACGTCAATTTTTTGGAATTACATTGCCCATGCTCTCCCCCGTTATCTTTTTTAACCTGATCATGAGCATGATCAATTCATTCCAGGCGTTTACACCAGCTTACGTGATCGGGGATGGCCGCGGGGGTCCACTCGACGCAACGATGTTCTACACCTTGTATCTGTATCTGAAAGGTTTCTCGTTCTTTGATATGGGTTACGCTTCAGCTCTGGCTTGGATCATGTTGGTCATTATCGGAGTATTTACCGCAATCGTCTTTGTCACATCCCGATTTTGGGTGTTCTACGGGGATAATCAGGAGGGGAGGTAA
- a CDS encoding extracellular solute-binding protein: protein MFKRFMIGMITSLLLFVTACSGTDHTGANDASNGTDNGTTEGGQVELRIMWWGDQKRADITNEALKIFQAKHPDIKIVGEFAPSSGYFDKLNTQLASGTAPDIFFLGGNVVDYAKKDVLLNLDPYVGNELNLDGMDETMIEYGRLDGKLQHISAGANARGIVVNQALFEKAGVPLPTSDWDWADYAAISKELSDKLGDGFYGTYNFTVDGMDIFLKQRGKQLYDMKNGTLGFAKEDILEWFQYWEKTSASGGVVTPELQVSNPHDDTSKSLLITGKAAMTLLPSNQLAAFQSLTEDPLVLLPVPRGPKGTGVVFESSQGLSGYANTKHPKEVATLMNFWIHDPEAAKILGNDRGVPVTEANRNLLQEGAGPVEEIVYNYTSLVSEATKTEPFDVSYNPPGFAEFSKLAQTTNQEIGFGRKSVEQAVSDFYNGTVRIFESNR from the coding sequence ATGTTCAAACGCTTCATGATCGGTATGATCACTTCACTCTTGTTATTCGTAACAGCTTGCTCCGGAACAGACCATACGGGTGCTAATGATGCAAGCAATGGTACTGACAATGGAACTACCGAGGGCGGACAGGTCGAACTGCGCATCATGTGGTGGGGTGACCAGAAACGGGCAGATATTACGAATGAAGCCTTGAAGATCTTTCAGGCAAAACATCCGGATATTAAAATTGTAGGTGAATTTGCACCCTCCTCCGGATATTTTGACAAGTTGAATACCCAGTTGGCATCCGGCACAGCACCAGATATCTTTTTCCTTGGTGGAAATGTCGTGGACTATGCTAAAAAAGATGTCCTGCTCAATCTGGACCCGTATGTAGGCAACGAACTGAATCTGGACGGTATGGATGAAACCATGATCGAATACGGACGTCTCGACGGGAAGCTGCAACATATCTCTGCCGGTGCGAACGCACGGGGAATTGTTGTGAATCAGGCACTCTTTGAGAAAGCCGGCGTGCCTTTGCCAACTTCCGATTGGGACTGGGCGGACTATGCCGCCATTAGCAAGGAGTTGTCCGACAAGCTCGGAGACGGCTTCTATGGAACGTACAATTTTACCGTCGACGGAATGGATATTTTTCTGAAACAACGGGGTAAACAGCTGTATGACATGAAAAACGGCACACTCGGATTCGCCAAGGAAGATATTCTGGAATGGTTCCAGTATTGGGAAAAGACTTCGGCATCCGGCGGTGTAGTTACACCGGAATTGCAGGTATCCAACCCGCATGATGACACCAGTAAGTCCCTGTTAATCACAGGTAAAGCAGCCATGACCCTCCTGCCATCCAACCAGCTGGCTGCATTCCAGAGCTTGACGGAAGACCCGCTAGTTCTTCTCCCTGTACCACGAGGCCCTAAGGGAACGGGTGTTGTATTTGAATCCAGTCAGGGATTATCAGGTTATGCCAATACGAAACACCCGAAGGAAGTGGCGACGTTGATGAACTTCTGGATTCATGATCCTGAAGCAGCCAAAATCCTCGGTAATGACCGCGGGGTGCCCGTTACGGAAGCCAATCGAAATCTTCTTCAGGAAGGTGCAGGCCCTGTGGAGGAGATTGTCTATAACTATACGAGCCTTGTCTCCGAAGCTACGAAGACTGAACCTTTTGACGTAAGTTACAATCCTCCGGGATTTGCAGAGTTCTCCAAGTTAGCTCAGACGACGAATCAGGAGATCGGATTTGGACGAAAAAGTGTGGAGCAAGCTGTCTCCGACTTCTATAACGGTACCGTTCGTATCTTTGAATCGAATCGATAG